A region from the Plutella xylostella chromosome 6, ilPluXylo3.1, whole genome shotgun sequence genome encodes:
- the LOC105387719 gene encoding ras-related protein Rap-1b has translation MREYKIVVLGSGGVGKSALTVQFVQGIFVEKYDPTIEDSYRKQVEVDGQQCMLEILDTAGTEQFTAMRDLYMKNGQGFVLVYSITAQSTFNDLQDLREQILRVKDKDDVPMVLVGNKCDLEAERVVGKEQGAGLARHFNCAFMETSAKAKVNVNEVFYDLVRQINKKSPKIEKPQKTRKCEIL, from the coding sequence ATGCGCGAGTATAAAATAGTGGTACTAGGGAGCGGAGGCGTGGGAAAGTCCGCCCTGACAGTGCAGTTCGTACAGGGCATCTTTGTGGAGAAATACGACCCGACCATCGAAGACAGCTATCGAAAACAAGTGGAGGTGGACGGGCAGCAGTGCATGCTGGAGATCCTGGACACGGCGGGCACGGAGCAGTTCACGGCGATGCGCGACCTGTACATGAAGAACGGGCAGGGCTTCGTGCTGGTGTACTCGATCACGGCGCAGTCCACGTTCAACGACCTGCAGGACCTGCGCGAGCAGATCCTGCGCGTGAAGGACAAGGACGACGTGCCCATGGTGCTGGTGGGCAACAAGTGCGACCTGGAGGCGGAGCGCGTGGTGGGCAAGGAGCAGGGCGCCGGCCTCGCGCGGCACTTCAACTGCGCCTTCATGGAGACCTCGGCCAAGGCCAAAGTGAATGTGAACGAAGTGTTCTACGACCTAGTGCGGCAAATCAACAAGAAGTCGCCCAAGATAGAAAAGCCACAGAAAACGAGAAAGTGTGAAATTCTGTAA